In one window of Astyanax mexicanus isolate ESR-SI-001 chromosome 18, AstMex3_surface, whole genome shotgun sequence DNA:
- the lipt2 gene encoding putative lipoyltransferase 2, mitochondrial: MSLGKTPVSVVNLGRVAYRSALQIQQHYIRQHFDSSNPTPNTLLLCEHSPVYTVGIRRVQYPAEEEQRLKDLGADFFRTNRGGLITFHGPGQLVCYPILNLGCFKKSVRWYVCEIEKTVINMCSKFGIKASTSPDTGVWVGNNKICAIGIHCGRYVTSHGLALNCNTDLSWFENIVPCGIVGKGVTSLSRELGRDVTTEEAAPVLLKAFSEQFNCCLVKADNSCEQTQQTLN, translated from the exons ATGTCACTTGGGAAGACTCCAGTCAGTGTTGTGAATCTGGGGAGGGTTGCTTACCGCAGTGCTCTACAGATACAGCAGCACTATATCAGACAGCATTTTGATTCTTCTAACCCGACTCCGAACACCCTGCTGCTCTGTGAGCACTCTCCTGTTTACACTGTTGGGATTAGGCGAGTTCAGTACCCCGCTGAAGAGGAGCAGAGACTGAAAGATCTGGGTGCGGACTTCTTCCGCACAAACCGAGGAGGCCTGATAACTTTCCACGGGCCAGGGCAGCTGGTCTGTTACCCCATTCTTAACCTGGGCTGCTTTAAGAAGAGTGTGAGGTGGTATGTGTGTGAAATAGAGAAGACAGTGATTAACATGTGCAGCAAGTTTGGGATCAAAGCCTCCACGTCTCCGGACACCGGAGTCTGGGTTGGAAATAACAAAATATGTGCTATTG GCATCCACTGTGGGAGATATGTGACATCTCATGGATTGGCTCTGAACTGCAACACTGATTTGAGCTGGTTTGAGAACATTGTGCCCTGTGGGATTGTGGGAAAAGGAGTCACTTCGCTCAGTCGAGAGCTTGGTCGTGATGTCACGACTGAAGAGGCCGCACCAGTGTTACTCAAGGCTTTTAGTGAACAGTTCAACTGCTGTCTGGTAAAAGCTGATAACTCCTGTGAGCAGACCCAACAGACTTTAAACTGA